A stretch of DNA from Cyanobium sp. AMD-g:
GGGGTGCCGATCACCAGGCTGAAGGCGCCGCGGCAGCGGGCCGCCGCCGCCCGGATCGCCGCGTTCCAGCCCAGGCCGGAATCCACCGCCTCCTGCAGCGCGAAGGCGATCAGTTCCGAGTCGGTGGTGGAGGTGAACTCCCCGGCCATGTGCGCGAGCGAGTCCCGCAGCTCCGCCGCATTCACCAGGTTGCCGTTGTGGGCCAGGGCCAGTGGCCCCAGCCGCGTCATCAGCACCACCGGCTGGGCGTTGCAGACCTTGCTGCTGCCGGTGGTGGAATAGCGGTTGTGGCCGACCGCCAGCTGGCCCGGCATCCGCTCCAGCACCTCCTGGTCGAACACCTGGCTCACCAGGCCCATGTCCTTGTGCAGCCGCACCTTCACGTCATCGAAGACGGCGATGCCGGCCGACTCCTGTCCCCGGTGCTGCAGGGCATACAGCCCGAAGTAGGTGAGGTTGGCCACCGCCTGCCCCGGCGCCAGCACGGCGAACACGCCGCAGGCCTCCTCCGGCTTGTCGGGGCGTTCGCTCTCGGTGATTGCCGTGTTCTGCGCATCGCGTTGATCGGCGCAGGGCACGGGGCGTCTCACGATGGGGGAAGGTTCATCTTCGCCCATTACCTGTCGGGTGGGGGCCCGGCTTTCCGCAACCGGCCTGGGATCGCCTGCTCGTAGGTGTCGCGCAGCTGCTCCACCGCCCGCTCCAGCAGCGGCTGGCCGCCCCTCGCCACCACCAGGCGGGATTCCGCCGTCACGGTGCCCAGGGGCTGGGCCGGCACGGCCTCACCGGCCTCGGCGAGGGCGGCCTGCCAGGCCGCCTCCTGCGCGGGGGCCACACTCACCAGCAGCCGCGCGCCGCCCTCGGCGAACAGCAAACGGTCGGGCCGCGACGCACCGGCGGGCAGCTCCAGACGGGCGCCCAGGCCGGAGGCGATGCAGGCCTCCGCCAGCGCCAGCGCCAGGCCGCCATCGGAGAGGTCGTGGGCGGAGCGCACCAGGCCCGCCGCGATCGCCTGGCGCAGGAAGCCCTGCACCCGCCCCTCCAGGGCCAGATCGACCAGCGGCGGGCGGCCCGTGAGCCGGCCGTGCACCACCTCCAGGTAGCTGCTGCCCCCCAGCCCCAGGCGGTCGTCGCCGTTCTCCTGCAGCGGCACCCCCAGCAGCCAGATGGCATCACCGGCCTGGCGCCAGGCCAGCCCCGTCACGTGGGTCAGATCGTGCACCAGCCCCACCATGCCCACCACCGGGGTGGGGTGGATCGGCTGCATGCGGCCATCGGGCAGGCGGGTCTCGTTGTACAGCGAGACATTGCCGCCGGTGACCGGCGTGGCCAGGGCGCTGCAGGCTGCCGACAGGCCCCGGCAGGCCATCGCCAGCTGCCAGTAGCCGGTGGCGGTGTCGGGCGAGGGGAAGTTGAGGTTGTCGGTGACCGCCAAGGGCTCGGCACCGGTGCAGGAGAGGTTGCGGGCCGCCTCCGCCACCGCCGCCATGGCGCCCCGCTCCGGATCGAGGGCCACCCAGCGGTTGGGACAGTCCACCGTCGCCGCCACGCCGCGGGTCGCCGCCGCCATCGCCCCCTCCCCCTGCTGGGGCCGCAGCCGGATCACGGCCGCATCCGCGCCGCCGGGCAGCACCACGGTGTTGGCCTGCACCTGGTGGTCGTACTGGCGGTACACCCAGCGCTTGCTGGCGATGGTGGGGTCATCGAGCAGGCGCAGCAGGGCGTCGCCCCAGCCGAGCAGCCCGTCGGCCATCTCCAGGCCACCGGCCGCCGCAGCGGGCAACTCGGCTTCGCGCCAGGTCCAGTGGGCCTGGAGGTCGGCGGGGGGTTCGGCCAGCAGCGCGTGGTGGTTGATCGGCGTGTCGTCCGCCAGGGCGCTGGCGGGCACCTCGGCCGCCACCTCGCCGTGCTGCAGCACCCGCACCACGTTCTCCTGCAGCACCCGGCCCACCACCGCCGCCTGCAGACCCCAGCGGCGGAAGCGGGCCATCAGGGGCTCCTCCCGCCCCGCCGCCACCACGAACAGCATCCGCTCCTGGGATTCACTCAGCAGGAATTCGTAGGCGGTCATCCCGCTCTCCCGCGCCGGCACCCGGTCGAGGTCGAGCTCGATGCCCAGCCCGCCCTTGGCGGCCATCTCCGAGCAGCTGCAGGTGAGGCCGGCGGCGCCCATGTCCTGGGCCGCCACCACATCACCGCTCTGGAAGGCCTCCAGGCAGGCCTCGATCAACCCCTTCTCCAGGAACGGATCGCCCACCTGCACGGCGGGCCGGTCGTCGAGGGAGGCCTCGGTGAGCTCGGCACTGGCGAAGCTGGCCCCGCCCATGCCGTCGCGGCCGGTGGTGCTGCCCACGTAGACCACCGGATTACCCACACCCACCGCCCCGGAGCAGACGATGTCGTCGGTCTCCATCAGGCCCAGGGCCATGGCGTTCACCAGCGGGTTGCCGCCGTAGCTGGGGTCGAAGGCCACCTCACCGCCCACCGTCGGCACGCCGACGCAGTTGCCGTAGTGGGCGATGCCGGCCACCACCCCCTCCATCAGGCCCACGTTGCGCTCGTCCTCCAGCGGCCCGAAGCGCAGGGCGTTGAGCAGGGCGATCGGGCGCGCCCCCATGGTGAAGATGTCCCGCAGGATGCCCCCCACCCCGGTGGCCGCCCCCTGGAAGGGCTCCACCGCCGAGGGGTGGTTGTGGCTCTCGATCTTGAAGGCCAGCCGCTGGCCCTCGCCCAGGTCCACCACGCCGGCGTTCTCGCCCGGCCCCACCAGGATGCGGGGCCCGCTGGTGGGGAACTGGCCCAGCAGGGGGCGGGAGTTGCGGTAGCAGCAGTGTTCCGACCACATCACCCCGAACATGCCCAGTTCGGCCCGGTTGGGGGGCCGGCCGAGACGACGCACGATCTCGTCGTAATCGCTCTGGCTCAGGCCCTCCTTGCGCAGGGCCTCGGGCACCGAGAAGGACGGGGTCGAGGCAGGAACCACCGGGGGGCGCGGCAACGGCCCTCCAGTATCAGATCCAGGGGTCGTCGTCCCGGTGGGGCTCCCGGCCCCGGTAGCGGTCGCGGCGGGGCGCCGGCTCCTGCGGGGGCGGCTGGCGGGGCTCCCTGAACTCCCTGGGCTCCTCCAGCGGCTCCTCCTCTTCGGGCCAGTCTTCGAGCGGGTCGGGTTCGTCCGGCTCGCCGGCGTAACGATCCTCCGCGTTGGGGTCGGGCCCGCCTGGGTCCTCGTCGTAGGGGTCGCGGCGTTCCCGGGCGGGGTCCCGCTCACGCTCGGGCCAGGGGATCTCCTCGCGGAAGGCCTCCGGCCAGGGGGGCTCCTCCAGCCAGCCCTCCAGCCGCTCCTCGACGCGGCCGCCCACCTCCTGCACCTGCTCCTTCCAGCGGCGCGAGCGGCGCAGCAGCTGCTGGCGCACGCTGGCCCGGGCCACCGGCAGGTCATCGAGGCCCCGCAGGGCGGTGAACACCCGGCCGGGCTGCTGGTCGACGATCCGATCGGGGCTCAGGCGCCAGCGGCTGGTGCCCGGCAACCGCGGGTCGCTGCGGGCCACCAGGTAGTGCAGGATGCGGCCGCTGCGCAGCTCCACGGCGGCGTCGGCCACCAGCCCCAGGGGCAGGTCATCGGCGCCGGTGAGGGCGGCATCGATCAGGGTGGGCAGCCGCTCCAGGGTGACCGCGTCCGTCTCCGCCGGCTCCCCCTTGACGAACACCTCCTGCTCCCCCAGCCCGCGCAGCTGGTCGAGCCGCCAGACCAGCCGCCGCTGGGCGAAGGCCGATGGGCGGCTGGCCCAGCCCAGCAGCCGGTGCACCGGCGGGTGCATCCAGGCCAACACCCCCGCTCCACGCTCAAGGCCCTGATCGCAACGCACCTGCCGCCGCAGCAGATCGCTCAACAGCAGCTGCTCGGGAAGGCCCACGCGCTCAGCTGGTACGGATCTGGACCGGCATCACCAGGTAGGTGAAGGCCTCATCGGCCCCCACCGGCGCCAGCACGGCCGGGGTGGTGGCGGCATTGCACTGCAGCACCACCTGGTCGGAGCCCATGGCCTTGAGGCCATCGAGCAGATAGCGAACGTTGAAAGCGATCTCAATCGCATCCCCCTCGATCGTGGCCGCCAGCGATTCGGAGCCGCTGCCCACATCCTGGGCGTCGGCCCGGATCGTGGCCGTGCCGGCAGCGGGGTCGGCGCTGATCTTGACCACGTTGTTGTGCTGATCCGCCAGCACCGCCACCCGCTCCAGGGCGGCGATGAAGGCGCGGCGATCGAGCACCAGGCGACGCTGGAACGACGGGGGAATCAGCTGGCGGTAGTTGGGGTAGGTGCCATCGAGGCTGCGGCTGGTGAGCACCTGGTCGGCGGAGAGCACCACCACCTGGCCACGCTCGCAGAACAGGCTCAGGGGCTCCTGGGAGCCGCGGCCCGAGAGGATCCGCTCCAGCTCCCGCAGCGAGCGGGCCGGCACCGTGACGGCAAAATCCGCACCCTCGGCGCCACCGGCCTCCGCCTCGGGGCCGGCGGCGGTCTCCACCGCATGGGAGAGGCGCTGCACGGCCAGACGGTGGCCATCGGTGGCGGCGCACTCCAGGCCTTCGCCGTCGAGGCGCAGGTGCACGCCGGTCAGCAGTTGCTTGTTCTCATCCGGGCTGCTGGCGAAGAGGGTGGCCCGCAGCCCCTTCACCAGGGCCTCGGCGTGGAAGCGGATCGGCGTGCCGCTCTGGGCCAGGGGCAGATCCGGGTAGTCGTCGGCGGGCATCCCCCGCATCCGGTAGCTGCCGGAGAGGTTGGTCAGCTCCAGCTGCTCCTCGCCTTCCGGGCAGCTGAGGCTGATGGGGCTGTCGGTGGCCAGGCGCGCCACGATCTCGCCGAACATCTTCGCCGGCAGGGTGATGGCACCGCTGGTCTCGACGGCGGCGGGCAGGCTCGTCTGGATGCCGAGGCTGAGATCGAAGCCGGTGAGGCTGAGGCGACCGGTGCCCGCATCGGCGGTGAGCAGCACGTTGGCCAGCACCGGGTGGGTGGGCCGCGTCGCCACCGCCCGGCTGACCAGCTGGAGGCTGGCGTTGAGTTCAGCCTGGGAGCAGACCAGCTTCATGGCGGGTGCCGGCGACGGCAGAACGGCGTTCTAGAGGCCCCACGGTTTCACAGGGCGCGGCAAAGCGCAACGGGGGGTCTCCCGACTGTTCAAAGGATCAATCAAGGTTGGAAGAGAAGAAAAACAGCCCGTCGTCGTAGGGGCGGGGGAAAACGGGTAAACAGGTTGTCTCCCCCTGCCCTTACTGGCTTTTGCCGGGGTCAGGGCTGGGGAAAGGGCTGAACAAGTCAGCCCTTTTGAGCTGTTTTCCCCCGAATCCCTGGCCTGGGGAATACGTCCACGGGCCAAGGGGGTATCCCCTCCCCGGACTCTCCAGTCCGAAAGGGCAGAAACTCCCAGGATTTCCCCAGACGGTTGGGCCAGCGGCAGGCGCTCCAAGGGAGCCTGCTCAGAAGCCCATCACCTTGGCCACGGTCTCGGTTTCCGGGGCGATGCCG
This window harbors:
- the purL gene encoding phosphoribosylformylglycinamidine synthase subunit PurL, which translates into the protein MVPASTPSFSVPEALRKEGLSQSDYDEIVRRLGRPPNRAELGMFGVMWSEHCCYRNSRPLLGQFPTSGPRILVGPGENAGVVDLGEGQRLAFKIESHNHPSAVEPFQGAATGVGGILRDIFTMGARPIALLNALRFGPLEDERNVGLMEGVVAGIAHYGNCVGVPTVGGEVAFDPSYGGNPLVNAMALGLMETDDIVCSGAVGVGNPVVYVGSTTGRDGMGGASFASAELTEASLDDRPAVQVGDPFLEKGLIEACLEAFQSGDVVAAQDMGAAGLTCSCSEMAAKGGLGIELDLDRVPARESGMTAYEFLLSESQERMLFVVAAGREEPLMARFRRWGLQAAVVGRVLQENVVRVLQHGEVAAEVPASALADDTPINHHALLAEPPADLQAHWTWREAELPAAAAGGLEMADGLLGWGDALLRLLDDPTIASKRWVYRQYDHQVQANTVVLPGGADAAVIRLRPQQGEGAMAAATRGVAATVDCPNRWVALDPERGAMAAVAEAARNLSCTGAEPLAVTDNLNFPSPDTATGYWQLAMACRGLSAACSALATPVTGGNVSLYNETRLPDGRMQPIHPTPVVGMVGLVHDLTHVTGLAWRQAGDAIWLLGVPLQENGDDRLGLGGSSYLEVVHGRLTGRPPLVDLALEGRVQGFLRQAIAAGLVRSAHDLSDGGLALALAEACIASGLGARLELPAGASRPDRLLFAEGGARLLVSVAPAQEAAWQAALAEAGEAVPAQPLGTVTAESRLVVARGGQPLLERAVEQLRDTYEQAIPGRLRKAGPPPDR
- a CDS encoding RNA methyltransferase is translated as MGLPEQLLLSDLLRRQVRCDQGLERGAGVLAWMHPPVHRLLGWASRPSAFAQRRLVWRLDQLRGLGEQEVFVKGEPAETDAVTLERLPTLIDAALTGADDLPLGLVADAAVELRSGRILHYLVARSDPRLPGTSRWRLSPDRIVDQQPGRVFTALRGLDDLPVARASVRQQLLRRSRRWKEQVQEVGGRVEERLEGWLEEPPWPEAFREEIPWPERERDPARERRDPYDEDPGGPDPNAEDRYAGEPDEPDPLEDWPEEEEPLEEPREFREPRQPPPQEPAPRRDRYRGREPHRDDDPWI
- the dnaN gene encoding DNA polymerase III subunit beta, with the protein product MKLVCSQAELNASLQLVSRAVATRPTHPVLANVLLTADAGTGRLSLTGFDLSLGIQTSLPAAVETSGAITLPAKMFGEIVARLATDSPISLSCPEGEEQLELTNLSGSYRMRGMPADDYPDLPLAQSGTPIRFHAEALVKGLRATLFASSPDENKQLLTGVHLRLDGEGLECAATDGHRLAVQRLSHAVETAAGPEAEAGGAEGADFAVTVPARSLRELERILSGRGSQEPLSLFCERGQVVVLSADQVLTSRSLDGTYPNYRQLIPPSFQRRLVLDRRAFIAALERVAVLADQHNNVVKISADPAAGTATIRADAQDVGSGSESLAATIEGDAIEIAFNVRYLLDGLKAMGSDQVVLQCNAATTPAVLAPVGADEAFTYLVMPVQIRTS